The following are from one region of the Bacteroidia bacterium genome:
- a CDS encoding S41 family peptidase, with the protein MLDNNIGYVTLQTIKEEDIAQIKDEFKNAKGIIIDIRNYPSTFVPFSLGSYFVSSLTPFVKFTNGNVDNPGEFTFASNLEIPSQGKTYKGKLVVLVNELSQSQAEYTSMALRAGDNTTIIGSTTAGADGNVSAIMLPGGLRTMISGIGVNYPNGDETQRVGIVPDIEVKPTIEGIKKGKDELLEKAIEVILNE; encoded by the coding sequence ATGTTGGATAACAACATAGGTTATGTTACGCTTCAGACAATCAAAGAAGAAGATATTGCACAAATCAAAGATGAATTTAAGAACGCGAAGGGAATCATCATTGATATCCGCAATTATCCGTCAACTTTTGTTCCTTTTAGTTTGGGTTCTTATTTTGTTTCCTCATTGACACCTTTTGTGAAATTTACAAACGGAAATGTTGATAATCCAGGTGAGTTTACGTTTGCAAGCAATTTAGAAATACCAAGTCAAGGTAAAACCTATAAAGGAAAATTAGTGGTTTTAGTCAATGAATTATCTCAAAGTCAGGCAGAATATACATCAATGGCGTTAAGAGCAGGGGATAATACGACAATTATAGGAAGTACAACAGCAGGAGCTGATGGAAATGTTTCAGCTATAATGCTTCCCGGTGGACTAAGGACAATGATTTCAGGGATTGGAGTAAATTACCCGAATGGAGACGAAACCCAACGAGTTGGAATAGTACCCGACATAGAGGTTAAACCAACTATCGAAGGTATAAAAAAAGGAAAAGACGAATTGCTTGAAAAAGCGATTGAAGTGATATTGAACGAATAG
- a CDS encoding DUF4136 domain-containing protein: MMVHFRNCLYIYLIPALLFLGGCTGPVAYSERVSDLDYNQFSTYAWLPVTDTSISSVYHNEIVEQNLIEAANQEMESRGYELNTENPDILLLLHLNFEDKEEQVITTQPLYSTYDYYYTGYTPGLWHGTYYYPHYGGISRITSTHIQEIEYTQGQVVIDIIRQSSNELIWRGWSQDVVEPQTANSDLVSMVKQIFEEYPVAKNVNH; the protein is encoded by the coding sequence ATGATGGTACATTTCAGGAATTGTTTGTACATATATTTGATCCCGGCTCTGTTATTTTTGGGAGGATGTACCGGACCGGTCGCGTATTCTGAGAGGGTTAGTGATTTGGATTACAACCAGTTTTCTACCTATGCCTGGCTGCCTGTTACCGATACTTCCATTTCTTCAGTGTATCATAATGAAATAGTAGAGCAAAACCTGATAGAAGCAGCGAACCAGGAAATGGAATCACGGGGCTATGAATTGAATACTGAAAATCCGGATATACTTCTGCTGCTACACCTGAATTTTGAAGATAAGGAAGAACAGGTTATAACCACACAACCGCTCTATAGTACGTATGACTATTATTATACGGGTTATACTCCAGGCTTATGGCATGGTACATACTATTATCCTCACTACGGAGGCATCAGCCGGATTACGAGTACGCACATTCAGGAAATTGAATATACGCAAGGCCAGGTAGTAATTGATATTATCCGGCAAAGCAGCAATGAACTTATCTGGCGTGGCTGGTCACAAGACGTGGTGGAGCCGCAAACAGCAAATTCTGATCTGGTGAGTATGGTGAAGCAAATTTTCGAGGAATATCCGGTAGCAAAAAATGTTAATCACTAA
- a CDS encoding T9SS type A sorting domain-containing protein, whose product MMRYFWLFVYLMASVVPEGMAQESFLWDFRAYQSGSEVQLVWTIRGGNTCFGTIIERAEDGETFAEIGEISGICGSNEGDETYTFTDSTPAKNSFNYYRLQFGGVGTSDTQTVEFLVLKEAGFVIINNPLLTASFIQFPNPTQALHRLRVSDLSGKLHLTKETETRRIKISRGELQGGLYILELSSPGINGQSYFGKLLVK is encoded by the coding sequence ATGATGCGTTACTTCTGGCTCTTCGTTTATTTAATGGCGTCTGTAGTTCCTGAAGGAATGGCGCAGGAATCCTTTCTCTGGGATTTCCGTGCGTATCAATCTGGCAGTGAGGTGCAGTTGGTATGGACTATACGGGGTGGCAATACTTGCTTCGGCACTATCATAGAGCGTGCTGAGGATGGTGAGACGTTCGCTGAAATTGGCGAAATAAGCGGCATCTGCGGCAGCAATGAAGGAGATGAAACCTACACCTTTACAGATAGTACGCCCGCCAAAAATTCCTTTAATTATTACCGCCTGCAGTTTGGAGGAGTGGGAACTTCTGACACTCAGACCGTAGAGTTCCTTGTGCTGAAGGAGGCCGGGTTTGTCATTATCAATAATCCGCTGCTGACTGCTTCATTTATTCAATTTCCTAATCCCACCCAGGCCTTGCACCGGCTGAGGGTATCCGACCTCTCTGGAAAATTACACCTCACGAAAGAGACGGAAACCAGACGAATCAAGATTTCAAGGGGCGAATTACAAGGCGGATTGTACATTCTTGAATTAAGCAGCCCGGGAATAAACGGCCAATCCTATTTTGGAAAGTTGCTCGTAAAATAA
- a CDS encoding bifunctional UDP-N-acetylmuramoyl-tripeptide:D-alanyl-D-alanine ligase/alanine racemase translates to MPYLLPEIATIVKGRLLDRDPQLNSLAVTHLLTDSRRLSAPGGVLFFAIKTQAGDGHRYIPSLVEKGVKFFVVENEAVATGDAAFIVVRDSVAALQALASHHRQQFSFPVVGITGSNGKTIVKEWLFQLLSIDRNVVRSPKSYNSQVGVPLSVWQMMPEHEFALIEAGISQPGEMQKLEPVVRPAIGIFTHLGEAHQAQFSSMDQKVREKLKLFNHAGILIYCSDQETVHQAVKNYLPDIKRLTWGSDKSSTLGILNIKIENTDSRIIGDFRGQKVEITIPFADKAAQENACHCWLLMLHLGYDNQTIAARMRFLQPVEMRMQLKHGINRCLLLNDYYNSDLVSLALALDFLNQQEQKRRKTLILSDILQSGRAGSELYTEVATLLKEKGISRLFAIGPEINRHQDLFELKAEFFTTTQSFISRFNSFSFHDEAVLLKGARPFHFEDISRLLEQKQHRTRLEIDLNAMVHNLNVYRSLLKPNTRIMAMVKAFSYGSGTYEIANLLQFHQVDYLAVAYADEGVELRQAGIHLPIMVMNPEPSGFDAMLQHLLEPEIFSVEQLQQFAVAAASHLSEEPNPLYFVHLKINTGMHRLGVEPENIEALAEVIIAHPQVRVASVFTHLAASDEPENDAFTEQQIQNFKEICSQLRKRLDYDFLRHALNTSGIVRFPQYQMEMVRPGIGLYGIDSTGILQPQLRNVSTLISTISQIREVKAGETIGYSRKGKLNRDSRIATIGIGYADGLNRLLGNGRGSVSIKGKTAPIVGNVCMDMAMIDVTGIEAEVGEEVVIFGAEHPVQEMAELLGTIPYEILTSVSQRVKRIYYSE, encoded by the coding sequence ATGCCTTATCTCCTCCCCGAAATTGCCACCATTGTAAAGGGCCGCCTCCTGGACAGGGACCCGCAACTGAATTCCCTTGCCGTTACTCATTTGCTCACAGACAGCCGTAGGCTCAGCGCGCCCGGAGGTGTACTCTTCTTCGCCATTAAAACCCAGGCTGGCGATGGCCACCGCTATATTCCTTCATTAGTAGAAAAAGGAGTAAAATTTTTTGTCGTTGAAAATGAAGCGGTTGCCACAGGAGATGCGGCCTTTATAGTAGTCCGGGACAGCGTTGCTGCATTACAGGCGCTGGCCTCTCATCACCGGCAACAGTTTAGTTTTCCGGTGGTGGGAATTACCGGCAGCAATGGCAAGACCATCGTAAAGGAATGGCTTTTCCAGTTGCTTTCAATTGACAGGAACGTGGTGCGCAGCCCCAAGAGCTACAATTCACAGGTGGGCGTGCCGCTGTCAGTCTGGCAAATGATGCCGGAGCACGAATTCGCACTTATCGAAGCCGGCATCAGCCAGCCGGGAGAAATGCAGAAACTGGAGCCTGTGGTGAGGCCTGCCATTGGCATCTTCACGCATCTGGGAGAAGCGCACCAGGCGCAGTTCAGCAGCATGGATCAAAAGGTCCGTGAAAAGCTGAAGCTCTTTAACCATGCCGGAATACTGATCTATTGCAGTGATCAGGAAACTGTTCATCAGGCCGTAAAAAATTATTTACCTGATATAAAAAGATTAACCTGGGGCAGCGATAAATCTTCAACACTCGGTATCCTCAATATTAAAATTGAAAATACAGATTCTCGGATAATCGGAGATTTTCGAGGGCAGAAAGTGGAGATCACGATTCCTTTTGCTGATAAGGCGGCACAGGAAAATGCCTGCCACTGCTGGCTGCTGATGTTGCATCTGGGATATGATAACCAGACCATTGCAGCGCGGATGCGGTTTTTGCAGCCCGTAGAGATGAGGATGCAACTGAAGCATGGAATCAACCGCTGCCTGCTGTTGAATGACTATTACAATTCTGATCTTGTATCGCTGGCCCTGGCGCTCGACTTCCTGAACCAGCAGGAGCAGAAACGGAGGAAAACGCTGATCCTGTCAGATATTCTTCAGAGCGGAAGAGCGGGCAGTGAGCTCTACACTGAGGTGGCAACTTTGTTGAAAGAAAAAGGGATTTCCCGATTGTTTGCCATTGGCCCGGAGATAAACCGGCACCAGGATCTGTTTGAATTAAAGGCTGAATTTTTTACCACTACACAATCCTTTATTTCAAGATTTAACAGCTTTTCCTTCCATGATGAAGCAGTTCTGCTCAAGGGCGCGCGGCCATTTCATTTCGAAGATATAAGCAGGTTGCTGGAACAGAAACAGCACCGGACGCGCCTGGAAATTGACCTGAACGCAATGGTCCATAATCTCAACGTGTACCGCTCCTTGCTTAAACCCAATACCCGCATAATGGCGATGGTCAAGGCATTTTCCTATGGCAGTGGCACTTATGAAATAGCTAACCTGCTTCAGTTCCATCAGGTAGATTACCTGGCCGTAGCGTATGCTGATGAAGGTGTTGAACTCAGGCAGGCGGGCATCCACCTTCCAATTATGGTCATGAATCCTGAACCTTCAGGATTTGATGCAATGCTGCAACACCTGCTGGAACCGGAGATATTTTCGGTGGAGCAGTTGCAGCAATTTGCCGTGGCCGCAGCATCGCATCTCTCAGAGGAGCCAAATCCCCTCTATTTCGTACATCTGAAGATTAATACCGGCATGCACCGTCTGGGCGTGGAGCCGGAAAATATAGAGGCGCTGGCCGAAGTTATAATCGCGCATCCGCAAGTCAGGGTGGCCTCGGTCTTTACGCATTTGGCGGCAAGTGATGAGCCGGAAAATGATGCCTTCACGGAACAACAAATACAGAATTTCAAGGAGATTTGCAGCCAATTGCGGAAACGCCTCGACTACGATTTCCTTCGTCATGCGCTTAATACGAGCGGCATTGTCCGTTTTCCGCAATACCAGATGGAGATGGTTCGACCCGGGATCGGCCTCTATGGAATTGACAGCACCGGAATCTTGCAGCCGCAACTCCGGAATGTGAGTACACTCATCTCCACTATCAGCCAGATACGGGAGGTAAAGGCCGGGGAGACAATAGGATATTCGAGAAAGGGAAAACTGAACCGCGACAGCCGTATTGCCACGATCGGCATCGGCTATGCGGATGGCCTGAACCGCCTGCTCGGCAATGGCCGGGGCAGCGTGAGCATTAAGGGAAAAACGGCACCTATCGTAGGAAATGTTTGCATGGACATGGCCATGATTGATGTTACCGGAATAGAGGCAGAAGTGGGAGAAGAAGTCGTGATTTTTGGTGCGGAACATCCTGTGCAGGAAATGGCGGAATTGCTGGGAACCATACCTTATGAAATACTAACAAGCGTCTCTCAGCGCGTTAAAAGGATATATTATTCGGAGTAA
- a CDS encoding regulatory protein RecX, translating into MTFPAKYTPSIALSKLRKYCSYQDRSHFEIKKKLEDWGFPFYEANQLVVHLIEEGFLNEERFARSYVRGRFRMKGWGRNKIRQGLKQRYISDNLVDIAFQEIDEQEYEETLRKTIAAKRKSIKTENEFVRDQKLAQFAIQRGFEPSLVWEYIKEIKD; encoded by the coding sequence GTGACATTCCCGGCCAAATACACTCCGTCCATAGCCCTTTCCAAACTGCGCAAATACTGTAGTTATCAGGATCGCAGCCATTTCGAAATAAAAAAGAAACTCGAAGATTGGGGCTTTCCCTTTTATGAAGCCAACCAGCTCGTGGTGCATCTTATAGAGGAAGGTTTCTTAAATGAAGAGCGCTTTGCCCGTTCGTATGTGCGGGGCAGGTTTCGAATGAAAGGCTGGGGGCGCAACAAGATCCGGCAGGGTCTGAAGCAGCGATATATTTCTGACAACCTCGTGGATATTGCCTTTCAGGAAATAGACGAGCAGGAATATGAGGAAACGCTGCGAAAAACCATTGCCGCCAAAAGAAAATCTATAAAAACCGAGAATGAATTCGTGAGAGATCAGAAACTGGCTCAGTTTGCCATTCAGCGCGGGTTTGAACCTTCTTTGGTTTGGGAGTATATCAAAGAAATTAAAGATTAG
- a CDS encoding decaprenyl-phosphate phosphoribosyltransferase: MATISTYLKLLRAKQWVKNGFLFLPLFFDQKITDTHCLLLTLLGFVAFCLFASAIYILNDYNDIAKDRQHPEKRFRPLASGAVETKAAWVTMIMLFAVAVIISLWLPQAFLMIALSYVILNIFYSFYLKHVPILDITLVSMGFILRVFAGAVICAIVPSMWLVTMTFLLALFIALAKRRDDVLIFLESGKKMRKAIEGYNIEFLNIAMAVMAAVIIVAYLMYTTSELVMARFATHSLYFSTIFVILGLLRYLQLAFVEKTTGSPTDLVYKDLFLQLILIGWVGFNAVIIYFIK, encoded by the coding sequence ATGGCCACGATCAGCACTTATTTAAAACTGCTTCGCGCTAAGCAATGGGTGAAGAATGGTTTTCTGTTCCTGCCTTTGTTTTTTGACCAAAAAATTACGGACACGCACTGCCTGCTTCTCACGCTTCTGGGTTTTGTTGCATTCTGTCTCTTTGCCTCCGCCATATACATTCTTAATGATTACAATGACATTGCGAAGGACCGTCAGCACCCAGAGAAGCGATTCCGGCCGCTGGCCTCAGGAGCCGTGGAAACAAAAGCGGCCTGGGTTACGATGATCATGCTTTTTGCAGTAGCAGTAATAATTTCCCTGTGGCTGCCGCAGGCTTTCCTGATGATCGCACTCAGCTATGTGATCCTGAATATATTCTACAGCTTTTACCTGAAGCATGTCCCGATCCTGGATATTACGCTCGTCTCAATGGGTTTTATTCTCCGGGTATTTGCAGGTGCGGTAATCTGTGCAATTGTCCCATCCATGTGGCTGGTTACCATGACGTTCCTGCTGGCACTGTTTATAGCGCTGGCAAAGCGCAGAGACGATGTGCTTATTTTCCTTGAAAGCGGAAAGAAAATGCGAAAGGCAATAGAAGGATATAATATTGAATTCCTCAATATCGCAATGGCCGTTATGGCTGCGGTGATCATTGTAGCGTACCTCATGTACACCACTTCAGAATTGGTAATGGCGCGGTTTGCTACTCATAGCCTATATTTCAGTACCATATTCGTGATATTAGGACTTTTGCGTTACCTCCAACTTGCTTTCGTTGAAAAAACCACCGGCTCACCCACAGATCTGGTTTATAAAGATTTGTTCTTACAATTGATCCTTATTGGCTGGGTGGGATTTAATGCCGTGATTATTTATTTTATAAAATGA